In Leptospira licerasiae serovar Varillal str. VAR 010, the genomic window AACATTAATACAGTAATTGTAGTTTCAATTACATCAAATTTGAATTTAGCAGAAGCTCCTGGGAATGTAATTCTATCTAAAAAAGATTCTAATCTTTCAAAAGACTCAGTTGTAAATGTTTCTCAATTAGTAACTTTAGATAAGGAACGATTTCTTGATAAAGTTGGTAAATTGAAAGCAGGCAAGATGGCTGATGTTGAAGAAGGGTTGCGGTTAATTATTGGCCTAAATTAACGGGCACTGCGTATAACTAACAGCTTGCCACTACGCTTCGGGCTTGCTTCGCAACCCTCGCTTGGCCTTCGGCACATTGGCTTCTGTCACTCGTCTTGCAGGGCAAGTCTCGTGCCAGTCTCTAACGCCTCCTTCGGAGGCTCAGAGTCGCCAACGTCGGCAAGCATTGAACGTTATACGCAAGGCTGGCAAAAATTGATTTTTTAAGGAATATTTATATAAAAATTCTTGATGTAATACCAAAACGTGATACATTAAATTTGTGATAAGTTTAAGAATACCGCCTGAGTTAGAGAGAAAACTAGATTCGTTTGCGAAATCTAAAGGAAAAAGCCGTTCCGAGATTGTAAAAGAGTCAATTCTTGAATATATCAAGAATCATAGCTTGAGTAAAACACCTTTTGAATTGGGTGAAGATCTATTTGGTAAATATTCTGCAGATAATAAGCAGTTGTCTCAAGATCGAAAAAGTGTATTAAAAGAGATCTTAAAGGACAAGAATGAAAAACGTCGCTCTCGTTGATTCTGGTCCCATTATTGCTTTATTCAACTCTTCAGATAATTATCATAAATCAGTATTTAAGTTCTTAAAAAGTTTTAAAGGCTCATTGTTTACTACTTGGCCTGTAGTTACTGAGGTAATCTATTTACTTTCCTTTTCTATTGATGCTCAATCTGATTTTTTAGAATGGATAGAGCGGGGAAGTTTGCAGATTTTAGATATAACCTTAGATGATTTAAAATATATAAAGAGTAGAATGCAAAAGTATTCAGACTTACCAATGGATTTGGCAGATGCATCTTTAATGTGTATTGCTGAACGGGAAGGCATTTATAATATTATTAGTATAGATTCAGACTTTTCGATCTATAAGACTCTTAAAGGTAAATATCTTACAAATTTATATAAGAATTAAGCCAGCCCAGCGTATAACTGTCGGTGCTTCCGCTCCGCTCGCGGATCGCTTACGCGACCACTCGCTCGGGCTACGCCACATTTTGCTTTGTCACTCGTCTTGCAGTTGCAAGCCTCGCGCCAAGTGCTTCGCACGCGCAAAACGTCGGAACACCTTGGTCGTTATACGCAAGACGCCCAAATATTGCATTTTATAGAAGAATTCATTTGACTTATATACAAAGATTGTATATACTAAAGAAATGAACCAGACTGTTAATATTTCCTTTGAAAAGGGGCTTTTAAAAGAAATAGATAAAATTGCCAAAAGAGAACATAGATCAAGGTCAGAATTGATTCGTGAAGCGGCGAGAGCCTATATAGAAAAGAAATTTAAATGGGAAAAAATTTTCGAAATTGGCTCAGCAATTTCTAAGACAGCAAATATTACTGAGGAA contains:
- a CDS encoding type II toxin-antitoxin system PemK/MazF family toxin; protein product: NINTVIVVSITSNLNLAEAPGNVILSKKDSNLSKDSVVNVSQLVTLDKERFLDKVGKLKAGKMADVEEGLRLIIGLN
- a CDS encoding ribbon-helix-helix protein, CopG family; the encoded protein is MPPELERKLDSFAKSKGKSRSEIVKESILEYIKNHSLSKTPFELGEDLFGKYSADNKQLSQDRKSVLKEILKDKNEKRRSR
- a CDS encoding type II toxin-antitoxin system VapC family toxin, with amino-acid sequence MKNVALVDSGPIIALFNSSDNYHKSVFKFLKSFKGSLFTTWPVVTEVIYLLSFSIDAQSDFLEWIERGSLQILDITLDDLKYIKSRMQKYSDLPMDLADASLMCIAEREGIYNIISIDSDFSIYKTLKGKYLTNLYKN
- a CDS encoding CopG family ribbon-helix-helix protein, which produces MNQTVNISFEKGLLKEIDKIAKREHRSRSELIREAARAYIEKKFKWEKIFEIGSAISKTANITEESIIDEIKLIRKQKKTP